The stretch of DNA GGAAGCCCACTCACCCGCCGGATCCGCTGCTTCGGCCGGCGGAGCCGCTGATCTGGAAGGAACGATCAACAGCGCTGCCGCCGCAACGCAGGAGATGAACACCGCAAGGAAGAGCCTGTGGCCACGCCTTTTACCGCGCACACGGTACGTCAATGTATCCAATTGAATTTCCCCCCTGAAAACCCGGTGCCAAGCACCCAATGAGACCAAGCAGTGAAAAACACAGTAAGACCAGGTACCTCCAACGCCGCTCCCAGTGCGGCGCTTCAAACTCACTACGTGGCACTGATCCTAAAGCCGCAGACCACCGTTTCCCCATGGGTTTCCCGATCTTTCTTCGAGAACTTTCTCCCGGAACCCCAGATACCCCGAGGCCATACGCATGACCCCCACACAATCCCCGTTCCCCGGCCTGAAGGCCCCGCTGGAAAAGAAAGCCCCCGCCCGCGTGGCGGGTGCCCGGCCGGCGGTGGACCACTCGGTGCTCGACCGGTTGGAAGAAGAGCTGGAGGAGGACGCCGGATACACCCCGGTGTTCGTGGCCAACTTCATCCAGGGGCTCCCCGGCAGGGTGGAACGGCTGCGCGTTGCCCTGGTCTCGGGCGACCTTGCAGGTTCCTTCGACGATGTACTGAGCCTGAAGACGTCCAGCCAGATGGTGGGCGCGGAGCAACTGGCCTTCCTGGCAAGACAGTTGGAAACCGGATTGCGCCGCAAGGCCGCGGCTGCCGACCAGACTGTGGCGCTGCCGCAGCTCGCAGGCACGTTCCTGGCACCCATCACCCGGTGCAGCAGGGAGACCGTGCACAGCCTCACGTCCCGGCAGGCAGACCCGCTTCAACGCTGACGGCTGCGGTTTACTGGGTGGCCACAATTCCGGCCAACTGCGGACGGATGGCAGGTTTCGTATCCCGCACCAGCGGCAACCATGCAGCGCTGCATGAAGAGTGCCTAGACTGGGAGACGATTTGTATTTGTGAGCTGGCTTACGGCAGGGGTGTGAACGGGATGGCGGCACGGGACGGCAGGGCTGAGCCGGCGGAGCTGGACGACATTGACCGGAGCATCATGGCGGAGCTGACCCGGGACGGCCGGATGTCCGTGACGCAGGTGGCGGAGAACGTCCACATTTCCCGTGCGCATGCCTATACCCGGATCAACCGGCTCACGTCCGAGGGCGTGCTGTCCCGGTTCACGGCCGTGGTGGATCCCATCAAGGCCGGCCTGAAATCCTCGGCGTACGTCACGCTGAAGCTGAAGCAGGATTCCTGGCGGGAACTGCGGGACCAGCTCGGCGCCATCCCCGAGGTGCACCACATCGCCCTGGTGGGCGGCGACTTCGACGTCATCCTGCTTGTCCGCGCCGTGGACAACATCGACCTCCGCCGGGTCATTTTCGACCAGCTGCAGTCCATGCCCGGCGTGCTGGACACCCAGACGTTCCTGGTGTTCGAGGACGTGGATACCCGCTAGCCCGGGCCCGTGCGCCGAAGCCACCGGGGCGCTACTTGCTCGCCTCTGGAGCCCAACAACGGCGGGACGCGGGGTCCGGCGGGCCAATCCGAGTACAGCGGAGAACGCGAGTAGTAGCGCCGAGAATCAAGTACCCGGGCCGGACTGCGCCCAAATAATCGCGTACCGGTACGTGTTGTTGGCCCCCGGGGTGCCCGGCAAATATTGGGTCATCGATCCACCGGAAGGCACCTGGATGGAGCCACCAATGGGGGAACGGGTTCTCAACCACATTCACAAGGAGTCTTTCCATGCGCCCTATGACCAAGAAGAACAAAGTCGCCGCTGTTGCCGTGTCCGCTGCCCTGCTGGCAGCCGGCGGCGGTGCCGCGTACGCCTACTGGAGCACCACGGGTTCCGGTAACGGCTCCGCTGCGGCGTCGTCCGGCACCTCCCCCGTCACCATCAATGTGACGGTGGCGCCGGGCGTCGCTCCGGGCACCCCGCAGCAGATCACCTACACGGCCACCAATCCCAACAGCAGCAGCACCCCGGTCACCCTGGCCCAGCCGGTTGTCTCAACGAACAACGCGGGCTGCCTGCCGGCGTGGTTCGACGCCACCGCCCCCACCGGGACCACCACGGTCCTCGGCAACGCCAACGGCACGGCCCTGGGCACCGGAATCCTGACCCTCAATGATGACCCGGCAGTCAATCAGGATGCCTGCAAGGGTGCCACCATCACGGTGACCGTCGCCAGCAACTAACAAGCGAGCGGGCCGGGGATGGGTGAAAACCCCGTCCCCGGCTTGCCGTCATTTGCACCATTTGGGAAGGGGCACGGGGTGCACGATCAGGATGGACGGCCGCGGCGCCGCAAGCCGGCAGTGTTCAAAGCGGCTCTTATATCGCTGGCGCTGCTGCTCGGCAGCGCGGGAGCGCTCATCGCAGCCTCGAACAACCCGAAGCCGGGCATCACCGTTCAGGTCTCCCCCGCCAGCCAGTCCGTCCAACAGGGGCAGTCCGCCGCGTACACGGTGACTGTCACGTCTACCGGCGGCTTCAGTGGCCCGGTCAACCTGGCCTCGGCGGGACTGCCGGCCGGCGTAAGCGGCTCGTTCACGCCGCAGTCTATCACGCTGGCCTCCGGCACCACGGCAACGGCCACCCTGAACGCAGCCACCGCCCCCACCACCCCGGCCGGCACCAGCCCGATCACCATCACCGGCACCAGCGGCAAGGTCTCCGGCAACGTCAACGCCAGCCTCACTGTGAACTACAAGATGACCAGCGCCTTCTCCGTAGCGGCCACACCGGATTCCGTGACCATCCCGCCGGGGGCCACCGCGGTGTACAGCCTGCAATTGGCCCGCAACAACTTCAGCGGCCCGGTCAGCTTCAGCGTCCTTGGCGGCCTCCCGGCAGGCGCCACGGCCCAGTTCTCACCCAACCCGGCCACCGGCAGTTCCACCACCCTGCAAGTGGCCACCACCGCAGCCTCCCCCACCGGAACGTCCAACCTCTACCTGGTGGGAACCGGCAAGGACGCCAGCGGGAAAGCACAGTATGCCTACGCAAACGTCCAGCTGGTCCTGGACTCCACCGTCAAACAGTTCGCCATCGCCGGGAAGGTCCCCGGCACCCTCTCCCCCGGTACGTCAGCGGCCCTGGACCTGCAGATCAGCAACCCCATCAACAAGTCGCTGTCGCTGACCAACCTGTCCGTCGCCGTCGCGGGCGTTACCCGGAACGCGGACGCCGTTGCCAGGAACCTGGCCTGCACGCCGGCCGATTTCGCCGTCACCCAGTACAGCGGGCCCTACCCGCTGACCGTCCCCGCCGCCGGCGGAACCCTGTCCGGGCTCCGCGTGGCGCAGTCCGCCTGGCCGCGGGTGGGAATGCTGGACACGTCCGCCAACCAGGACGGCTGCAAAGGCGCAACCCTCCAGCTCGCCTACTCAGGTTCAGGACAGGGGAACTGAGATGAGGACCACCGCAAGAACAAAGCGCGTCAAAACGGCGGCCCTCGCCGGGCTCCTGATCACCGCCGGTGCAGGAACGGCCTACGCCTACTGGACCGCCACGGGAACCGGCAACGGATCCGCAGCGGCTGCCGGCATGCAAACGGTCGCCGTGGATGCCCTCGTGGCCGGCGACAACCCCAAGAACGCCCTCTATCCGGGCGGCAGCGCCGACGTCGTCCTCCGGCTCACCAACCCCAACCCGTATGCGGTGCAGGTCTACCGCGTCACCGGCACGGGCCCCGCAGTGGCCGATGCCGCCCATTCCGGCTGCACCACTACCGGCGTCACCTTCACCGGCCCGGCAGCGCCAATCTCTCCCGCACCCTCCGTTGCCGCGAACTCGTCAGCGCTCGTTACCCTCCCCGGAGCAGCCGCCATGGACACCACCTCCCTTGCAGCCTGCCAGGGCGCAACGTTCAACCTTCCCGTGACGGTTGAGGTGCGCAAATGAGCCTCGCAACACGCGTCCCTGCGCTGCTCCGGGGCCGTCGGTCACGGAAGCTGACCGTGGCCTGGGTTGTCGCTGCGTTCCTGTTGCTGCTGGGCACCGGCTCAGCGGCCTACGCGTTCTGGGCCTCCACCGCCAGCAGCAGCAGCGCCGCCGCAGCCGCCGACGCCCTGACGCCAGGGTCCAAGCCGGCGGTGTCCGCCAGCGGATCTTCGCTGTCCGTCACGTGGGCAGGCGGGACCACCGTCAACGGGCGGGCCGCCACGGGCTACACCATCACCCGCTACGCGGCAGCTTCGGGCGGCAACGGCATCCCGGGCACCGGCGGATGCGCCGGCACGGTGACCACTCTCAGCTGCACGGAACAGAACGTGCAGGGCGGGATCTGGTACTACACAGTCACCCCGGCCATCGCCCTGTGGACCGGCGTCGAAAGCCCCCGCAGCACGGGCACCAGCAACGACGCGAACGCACCCGCGGCCACCGTTTCGGGCGTCTCACCCACCCCCAACACCGCGGGATGGAACAGTTCCAGCCCCGTCACGGTGGGCATCACGGCCGACGACGGCGCGTCAGGTTCCGGCGTCGCCTCCATCTCCTACGTGGTCGACGGCGGCGCGCAGCAAACGGTGGGCGGCGCCGTCGCCAGCGTCCTGGTCAGCGGGGACGGAACGCACACCGTGTCCTACTTCGCGACGGACAAGGTGGGCAACGCCGGGTCGGTCCAGAGCCAGACCGTGCGGATCGACACGCAGGCGCCGACAGCACCAGGCCTGACGGTGCCGGCGTACGTAAACCTCGGCAACGCTGCCGCGGTGCCCGTTTCCGGCACAACGGAGGCCGGGGCGAAGATCACCCTGACGGCCACCGATGCGGCGGCGGTGCACTCCTCAGCGCCCGTGACCGCCACGGCTGACGGCGGCGGAAACTGGTCCGCCACGCTGAACCTCGGCAGCCTGGACCAGGGCGCGGTTACCTACTCGGCCACCGCAACCGACGCGGCCGGCAATATCAGCGCCATAAGGACGGCCTCGAGCGTAAAGGACACCGTGGCCCCGGCGGCGGCACAGTCCCTGGGCGTGCCGGCCTACGTGAACATTGCCACCGCATCCTCGGTGCGGATTTCGGGTACCGCGGAGACCGGGGCAACAGTGAAGGTCTCCGCCACCAGCCCGGGCTCGGCCCAGCCTGTCACGGGCACCGCCATGGCCGGCGACGGCACCTGGTCCGCGAACCTCAACCTCGGTTCGCTGAGGGACGGCACCGTGACGTACACGGTCACGGTCACCGACGCCGCAGGCAACACCGGCACGGCCGCAACCGTCACTGATACGAAGGACACCGTGGCGCCGGTCCTCAGGCTCAACACCCCGGCGAACATCCTGGCGAACACCGCCACCGGCTACGCAGTGAGCGGCACCAACGACTCCGGTTCAACGGTCAGTGTGTCTGTCACGGACGGCGCCACGACCGTTCCGGGAACGGCGTCCGGCGCAACCTGGAATACCGGGCCGCTGAACCTGTCCGCGCTGAAGGACACTTCCAGCACGGCTCCGGTGGTGGCACTCAGCATCACGGCAACCACTACGGATGCCGCAGGCAACAGCACCACCGTCACGTCCACAGTCACCAAGGACACCAAGACGCCCACCGTCACCGATATCAGCCTGGCCAATGGCGGCTCAACGAATGCCAACAAATCGTCTGCCGACGCCGGGGACACTGTGACCATCAAGTTCTCGGAAAAGTTGGACCTGACCAAGATCTGCGCCAACTGGACCGGTAGCCAGAGAGTCGGCACCGCCACTATCACGAATAACGGAACCGACGACGCCCTCAGCTTCTCCTTCAGCGGCTGCAGTCTTGGGACCGTGGCCCTCAACGGCAACTATCTGACCGGCAATCCAGCGACATTTGGTGCCAACGGAACTCAGTCCAGCCTGAATTGGGACACGGCTAACAACGCCCTGGTTATCAAGTTCGGCAATGATCCCAACGGAAGCTCCGGGGCCGGCACGCTTCATGCCGGTGTAGTGCCCGGAAAGCCGACTTACACTCCCGGGTCAGGGTTCACGGACCAGGCCGGAAACCCGCTGGGGTCGGCGCCCTTCACGTCCATTACAGCAACAGGCTTCGCACCCTGACAACCCGCTAAGCCAGTGGCCCTGCAGTCCGGCGGACTGCAGGGCCATCTGGTTTAACCAGTGCGCTCTGCGTGCGGACACACACCGCCCAGCCCGGTCTTGAATAGCGGCTGTCTCCACTTTCGACGCGGATATTCGATGTCGCGGCCCAGATAGGGGGTGCGACAACGAACATGCGCGTCGAAAATGTGGGCCTGCGTCCTTACCTGTTGGCGGTGGTCACAGGCGCGGGTGTCACTTCTCCCCCGGACGCTCCGGTGGGTGCGGGTGCGGGGTTGTCCACGGACGACGTCGGCTGGCCGCCTCCCGCAGTCTGGCTGGCCGGGGCGGTGGGTACGGGAGTCGCGGCCGGGGCGGGGGCGTACGTTTCGGCAGGTGCACCGGCCGGTGCCGATGGGCGGCCGGAGCCAGGTGACGGTGTGGGCCCGGAAGAAGGGCCGCCACTGGGCTCAGCACTGGCCCCACCGGTCGGCGGAGTACTGGCCACCGACGTTCCGTCCGCAGCCGGAGATCCCTTCACGATGGCCGTGATCCGCTCCTTGAAGCCGTTGAGGGTGGCCTGGATTTCGGAGAGCGGGGCGTTGCGGAGGTTCCGGCCATACTCGGCAATCTGCGCCCACAGCGCTTCAAGCTGCTGCTTGCTGTCCCCGTCCAGCGGCCCGTCGAGCGTCAGGACCAGCTGGCTGGCCAGGGCGTACGTGAGGCAGTCAAGGCAGTTGTAATTAGCCGCCGCCGAGAGGTTCTCCGGCACGATCACATCCGTCTGCCCCACTATCAGGACCACCTGGAACCCCACAGCCACCGCCGCGCAGCCCGAGCAGTTGGCGAACGCGTAGGCCTCGTTGGCTGTGGTGACGGGAGCCCCGTCCTCTGCCCACACCAGCGCGAACGCCACACTGTACGCAACGGAACCGTCAGTGGTGTTGACGGCGAGCGCCTGGTTCCCGTCGGCTTCCGGGGCGGCCGGCCTGTCGAACGGGAACACCCAGGACGGCGCAGCGGGCGCGGCAGCTTCGGTCCCACCGCCGTCAGTCCCAGCAGCACCGGACGAATCCGCCGATACCGGCACCAGCACCATGCTCAGCTGCGGGTTATCCCGCGTGGGCTTCGTGGCACCGGTTGGCCACAACGCCACCGTCTGCCCGGTGCCGCCCTGCCGCAGTTCCCCGCGGTCACGGGCGGGCAGGATGGCGCGCGTGGCATCGCCGAGCGTGCCGCGTTCGTACGCCTGCACCGGACGGTACGTCCCGCCGTCGGGCCACCACGCCCAGGCGAGCCCGCCGAACAACACCGCCACCAAAGCCATGGCAGCCGTCCGCTGCAGCGCCTTGCCGCGGGTCTTCTTCCACAGCCCGGTGACCAGCTGCCGCAGCAGCCGCACCACGATGTACAGCAGGCCCAGTACCGGGATGGCCACAATGACAATGGCCACTCCCCGCACGGCTGCGCCCAAAACGTCCCCATCGGCCAGCGATGCCGACAGCAGCTCCTGCTGCTTGCCCACACTGGCCCATCCTGTGGCCAGCAGCCGCGGCAGGGACAGCACCATCATCACCATGCTGAACAGCAGCACGGGGACGGTTACCAGCACCCACACGGTGACCACGGCCCGCGCCCACGGCTTGAGCACCTTGCTTTCAGGGTTCCCCCACCGCCACGGCAGGATCCCCAGGAGCGTGGGTTTGATGCGCTGGAAGAGGTCCGGGACGCCGGTGGCGTCGGCCAGGATGTGGTAGCCGTCGTACTTCACCAGCGGGATCAGCTGGCGGACCATCTGCAGGATCTGCGTAACCACCACCAGCAGCAGCGCGTCGAAGCCGGTGGCCCACCAGAGCCCCATGATGGCCACCGCCACGATGGCGTTGAAGTAGAGGCCACCCAGGTCCGTGCGGATCCTGCCGCCGCGGCCCAACCGGTAGGAATCGGTGACGTCGGTGAAGAACGCCGGCCACAGCAGGTACAGCCCGGCGCCCATGGCTCCCGGTGTTGCACCGCCCTTGCGGGTGGCGGCGGCGTGGCCAAATTCGTGGAATCCTGCGGACAGGATGGTGACGGCGAGGATCAGCAGCAGGAGGGCCGGCTGTTCGAACGCCTCATGCGTGGCCGAGCCCAGGCCCTTGACCATGAGCACCCACCAGCACGCGGCCAGGAACGCAGCCGTCACGGCCACCACCAACAGCGGGTGGAACAGCACGGCGAACGGGGCGGTGATC from Pseudarthrobacter chlorophenolicus A6 encodes:
- a CDS encoding Hpt domain-containing protein produces the protein MTPTQSPFPGLKAPLEKKAPARVAGARPAVDHSVLDRLEEELEEDAGYTPVFVANFIQGLPGRVERLRVALVSGDLAGSFDDVLSLKTSSQMVGAEQLAFLARQLETGLRRKAAAADQTVALPQLAGTFLAPITRCSRETVHSLTSRQADPLQR
- a CDS encoding beta strand repeat-containing protein; this translates as MSLATRVPALLRGRRSRKLTVAWVVAAFLLLLGTGSAAYAFWASTASSSSAAAAADALTPGSKPAVSASGSSLSVTWAGGTTVNGRAATGYTITRYAAASGGNGIPGTGGCAGTVTTLSCTEQNVQGGIWYYTVTPAIALWTGVESPRSTGTSNDANAPAATVSGVSPTPNTAGWNSSSPVTVGITADDGASGSGVASISYVVDGGAQQTVGGAVASVLVSGDGTHTVSYFATDKVGNAGSVQSQTVRIDTQAPTAPGLTVPAYVNLGNAAAVPVSGTTEAGAKITLTATDAAAVHSSAPVTATADGGGNWSATLNLGSLDQGAVTYSATATDAAGNISAIRTASSVKDTVAPAAAQSLGVPAYVNIATASSVRISGTAETGATVKVSATSPGSAQPVTGTAMAGDGTWSANLNLGSLRDGTVTYTVTVTDAAGNTGTAATVTDTKDTVAPVLRLNTPANILANTATGYAVSGTNDSGSTVSVSVTDGATTVPGTASGATWNTGPLNLSALKDTSSTAPVVALSITATTTDAAGNSTTVTSTVTKDTKTPTVTDISLANGGSTNANKSSADAGDTVTIKFSEKLDLTKICANWTGSQRVGTATITNNGTDDALSFSFSGCSLGTVALNGNYLTGNPATFGANGTQSSLNWDTANNALVIKFGNDPNGSSGAGTLHAGVVPGKPTYTPGSGFTDQAGNPLGSAPFTSITATGFAP
- a CDS encoding zinc metalloprotease, yielding MTQTHGGPPPEAGRPPSRVTVAQEPPGQTTTAGAHLPARAEGVQLLGTAEGSGYREPPALVRRADGQTLQLTRLLYLVLEAADGTRDLNGIARHVSEGSGRLVSADNVRTLMDTQLLPMGVLRLADGSQPEVKKSNPLLGLRFRYIVSDPERTRRITAPFAVLFHPLLVVAVTAAFLAACWWVLMVKGLGSATHEAFEQPALLLLILAVTILSAGFHEFGHAAATRKGGATPGAMGAGLYLLWPAFFTDVTDSYRLGRGGRIRTDLGGLYFNAIVAVAIMGLWWATGFDALLLVVVTQILQMVRQLIPLVKYDGYHILADATGVPDLFQRIKPTLLGILPWRWGNPESKVLKPWARAVVTVWVLVTVPVLLFSMVMMVLSLPRLLATGWASVGKQQELLSASLADGDVLGAAVRGVAIVIVAIPVLGLLYIVVRLLRQLVTGLWKKTRGKALQRTAAMALVAVLFGGLAWAWWPDGGTYRPVQAYERGTLGDATRAILPARDRGELRQGGTGQTVALWPTGATKPTRDNPQLSMVLVPVSADSSGAAGTDGGGTEAAAPAAPSWVFPFDRPAAPEADGNQALAVNTTDGSVAYSVAFALVWAEDGAPVTTANEAYAFANCSGCAAVAVGFQVVLIVGQTDVIVPENLSAAANYNCLDCLTYALASQLVLTLDGPLDGDSKQQLEALWAQIAEYGRNLRNAPLSEIQATLNGFKERITAIVKGSPAADGTSVASTPPTGGASAEPSGGPSSGPTPSPGSGRPSAPAGAPAETYAPAPAATPVPTAPASQTAGGGQPTSSVDNPAPAPTGASGGEVTPAPVTTANR
- a CDS encoding COG1470 family protein, with translation MHDQDGRPRRRKPAVFKAALISLALLLGSAGALIAASNNPKPGITVQVSPASQSVQQGQSAAYTVTVTSTGGFSGPVNLASAGLPAGVSGSFTPQSITLASGTTATATLNAATAPTTPAGTSPITITGTSGKVSGNVNASLTVNYKMTSAFSVAATPDSVTIPPGATAVYSLQLARNNFSGPVSFSVLGGLPAGATAQFSPNPATGSSTTLQVATTAASPTGTSNLYLVGTGKDASGKAQYAYANVQLVLDSTVKQFAIAGKVPGTLSPGTSAALDLQISNPINKSLSLTNLSVAVAGVTRNADAVARNLACTPADFAVTQYSGPYPLTVPAAGGTLSGLRVAQSAWPRVGMLDTSANQDGCKGATLQLAYSGSGQGN
- a CDS encoding Lrp/AsnC family transcriptional regulator, with amino-acid sequence MAARDGRAEPAELDDIDRSIMAELTRDGRMSVTQVAENVHISRAHAYTRINRLTSEGVLSRFTAVVDPIKAGLKSSAYVTLKLKQDSWRELRDQLGAIPEVHHIALVGGDFDVILLVRAVDNIDLRRVIFDQLQSMPGVLDTQTFLVFEDVDTR